A single window of Cheilinus undulatus linkage group 12, ASM1832078v1, whole genome shotgun sequence DNA harbors:
- the LOC121519238 gene encoding solute carrier family 22 member 4-like, with amino-acid sequence MDLSDDRCGRKPVLFATMAVQTLFTFIQIFSVSWTMFTVLLFFNSLGQMSNFTGALVLGAETLIGNVRVLYSSLGTCLGFAIGYMMLPLFAYFLRDWKSLLVALTVPSLAYLPLWWFIPESPRWLTFPGILQAKYTVPIKNFL; translated from the exons ATGTGGAAGGAAACCTGTGCTTTTTGCAACCATGGCAGTTCAGACGCTGTTCACCTTCATTCAGATCTTCTCCGTCTCGTGGACAAtgttcactgtcctcctcttcttcaacAGTTTGGGGCAGATGTCCAACTTTACAGGAGCTTTAGTCCTGG GTGCTGAGACTTTGATTGGCAATGTGCGAGTCCTGTACTCATCTTTAGGCACATGCTTGGGCTTTGCCATTGGCTACATGATGCTGCCTCTCTTTGCTTACTTTCTGAGGGATTGGAAGTCTCTTTTAGTGGCACTGACTGTGCCAAGCCTGGCCTACCTCCCCCTCTGGTG GTTCATCCCAGAATCTCCCCGATGGCTAACATTTCCTGGCATCTTGCAAGctaaatatacagtgcctataaaaa ATTTTCTATGA
- the LOC121519239 gene encoding solute carrier family 22 member 5-like, which translates to MFGKYAITTGSSLMFAYSAELYPTVIRNTGTGTCITVSRLGSCMAPALLQLGTYFQYLPYIILGTLATVSAFLAFFLPESFGKPFPETTEQMEQRKRMKCPCIPGNKAPRTLVPLDDPL; encoded by the exons ATGTTTGGTAAATATGCAATCACCACTGGATCCTCCCTGATGTTTGCCTACTCTGCTGAACTCTACCCTACAGTGATCAGGAACACAGGAACAGGGACATGCATCACAGTTTCCAGATTAGGCAGCTGCATGGCACCAGCGTTGCTACAGCTGG GTACATACTTTCAGTACCTTCCTTACATCATATTGGGAACTCTGGCTACTGTGTCTGCCTTTTTGGCTTTCTTCCTGCCAGAGAGTTTTGGAAAACCTTTCCCTGAAACAACTGAGCAGATGGAGCAAAGAAAAAG AATGAAGTGTCCATGCATACCTGGAAACAAAGCCCCAAGAACACTGGTACCCCTGGACGATCCACTATGA